The sequence ACCCGATGGGGCAGGATGGGCGGGCTCTCCGAGTGCTACGAAGCCGAGGATGAAATGCCGTTCCCGCCCGAGAGCGCAGCCGGGTAGCCGGAAGGGAGAGCGGAAGAACGTCCCCGCCGCCTGGTGGCAAGGCGGTGCCGAGCGGGTATCCTCCCGCCGGCTCGAGACCTTTTAACCCTGTCCGGTGAGGCGGGGAAAGGACCGAGGTGGCGAATCATCCCCCTCATCGGCCGGACGGCGCCCAGCGGACGTCCGGCCCCAGCAACGGATCCGGAGCGCGCTCCTCGGTGTCGAGCGCGTCGGAGCCTGCTTCTCTCGAACTGCAGGTCGTGCTGGACGGGATTGGCATTGGCCGCGCGCTGATGCGCATCGCTCACGAGATCGTCGAGCGGAACGAAGACCTGGAGAGCCTCTATCTCGTCGGTGTGCCGAACGGGGGAGTGCCCCTGGCACGGCGTCTTGCCGAGAACCTGAACCAGGTCGCCGATCTTGAGCCCCTCGTCGGAATCCTCGACACGACCCTGTACCGGGATGATTTGATCTCGAGCGGAAAGCGGCCCAAGCTGCGCCATACCGAGATGCCCTCGGCGGTCGACGACCGGGTGGTGATCCTGGTGGACGATGTCTGCAGCACCGGCCGAACGATCCGCGCGGCGATGGATGCCCTGATGGATTTCGGTCGGCCGCGCGCCGTGCAGGTCGTCGCTCTGGTGGACCGGGGCCACCGGGAGCTGCCCATCAAGATCGACTACGTCGGCAAGAACATCCCCACCCAACGTGCCGATCTGGTGAAGATGCGAACCGAGGACGGCGTCCAGGGTGAGCCGCTCGATGTGGTGTTGCTACAGCCAGAAACCGCGACGGGGGGGGCTCCGCAATGATGGAGAACGGCCTGCTCGGAATCCGGGAACTCGAGCGCGAAGACATCGAGACGATTCTCGAGACCGCCATCCACATGAAGGAGGTGGCCGAACGCGACGTCAAGAAGGTGCCGACCCTTCGGGGCAGGACGATCATCAACCTCTTCTTCGAATCGTCGACGCGGACCCGGACGAGCTTCGAAATCGCGGGCAAGCGGCTCTCGGCAGACGTCGTGAATTTCACCCCGTCGCATTCGAGCCTCTCCAAATCCGAGAGCATCCTGGATACGGCGAAGACCCTCGACGCGATGGATCCGGATGCTGTCGTCGTTCGCCACAACGTGGCCGGAGTTCCCAAGCGAATCGCCGACGAGCTCGAGGCTCCGGTGATCAACGCCGGGGACGGTGCCCACGAACACCCGACCCAGGCGCTCCTCGATATGTTGACGGTGCTCGAATCCAAGGATCGCCTGGATGGTCTGACGGTGACGATCATCGGCGATATCGCGCACTCACGGGTGGCCCGCTCGAACATCTATGGCTTCCTCAAGATGGGAGCGGAGGTTCGGGTGGCGGCGCCGCCCACGATGATACCTGCCGCGGTGGAGACGCTTGGCGTGAAAGCCTTCACGTCCCTCCGTGAGGCCCTGGACGGAGCCGATGTGGTGATGGCCCTGCGCATCCAGCGCGAGCGCCTTGCCGGAGCGTACTTCCCGAGCGTTCGCGAGTACGCCGCCACATTCGGGCTCGACCGGGCGAAGCTCCGCTTCGCAAAGGACGACGCCATCGTCATGCATCCGGGCCCCGTGAATCGGGGCGTCGAGCTCGCCCACGATCTGGCGGACCACCGACCGAGCGTGATTCTGGATCAGGTTCGCAACGGAGTCGCCCTGCGCATGGCGGTGCTCTACCTGCTGGCGGGTCGACCTTCCGGGAAACCGGCTGAGAAGCGAGGGAATTCTTGACGATGGGACGAGTATGGATACGCGGCGGCCGCCTGATCGACCCGGCTTCGGGCCGAGATGAGATCGCGGATGTCCTGCTGGAGGACGGCCGGGTCGAGGCCATCGGCCAGGACATCTCTGCGTCGGATGCCGAAACCCTGGATGCCGAAGGCTGTTGGGTTACCGCCGGCTTCATCGACCTTCACGCACACCTGCGAGAACCGGGTCAGGAATACAAGGAGGACATCGGCTCCGGTGGCCGTGCCGGAGCTGCGGGCGGTTTTACCGGTCTCTGCTGCATGGCGAATACGGATCCCGTGAACGACGACCCGGCGGTAACGGACTACATCCTCGATCGTGCACGCCAGGATTCCCCGGTTCATATCTATGCAGTCGCTGCAGCGACGAAGGGTCTGCTCGGCGAGGTGATGACCGAGATGTCCGCCCTGGTCGAAGCCGGCGCGGTGGCCTTCAGTGACGATGGTCGGACGATCATGGACAGCGACATGCAGCGGCGCGTTCTCGAGTACTCGAAGCTCGTCAGCAAGCCGGTCATGGTCCATGCGGAGGATCTCACCCTGGTCCGGAAGGGCGTGGTGAACGAAGGCGCCGTTTCGACACGGCTCGGCCTGCCGGGGAATCCGGTTGTCGCCGAGACGGTGCACGTGGCTCGGGACATCCAGCTGGCCGAACTCACGGGTGCCCATCTTCATGTCGGGCATGTCTCGACGGCGGGTGCCGTGGCGTTGATTCGCCAGGCACGTGAACGTGGCGTTCACGTGACGGCAGAGGTGACGCCTCATCATTTGACGCTCACCGATGAGGCCACGCTCGGCTACGACACCAACACGAAGATGGCGCCGCCCCTTCGCAGTGAAGCGGATGTGGATGGCTGTATCCAGGGCCTGGCCGACGGAACGCTCGATGCCATTGCGACCGATCATGCGCCTCACGCGGTGTACGAGAAGGAGGTCGAGTTCACCGAGGCGCCTCCCGGTGTCCTGGGCTTCGAGACGGCCTATCCAACCGTGATGGAGCTGGTGCGCAAGGATCGGATTTCGCCGATGGGATTGATCGCGTCCCTCACATCGAATCCCGCCCAAGTCTTCGACCTGCCCGGCGGGCGGCTGAGCCGCGGAGCGCCCGGCGACGTGACCGTGCTCGATCCCGACCGGAAGTGGATCTATGACCCCGCCAAGGGGTATTCGAAGAGCCGCAACTCTCCGTGGGCGGGCCAGGAAATGCTCGGGCGGCCCGTCGCAACCTTCGTAGACGGCGCGCTCGTCTATCACGTCGACCGAGGAGTGATCCTACCGTGACTGCAGCCTTTTCCTTGCCGAAACCGGCCCGGCTCGTGCTCGCCGACGGCACCATCTTCCGCGGCACCGCCCAGGGTTCGTCGACGGTGGCCGCCGGAGAAGTCTGCTTCAACACGAGCATGTCGGGCTACCAGGAGATCTTGAGCGACCCCTCCTATGCCGGGCAGCTGGTCACGATGACGGCTCCCGAGATCGGGAACGTGGGGACGAACGCGGAGGACGACGAATCCCGCCGGCCCTTCCTGCGCGGCTTCATCGTCAAGGAGTTGTTCGACGAACCGTCGAACTACCGGGCCCAGGAGAGCCTTCCGGCCTACCTGGAGCGTTTCGGGATTCCCGCCATCTCGGGCCTGGACACCCGGGCGCTGGTGCGGCGTATCCGCGACCAGGGCTTCCAGAACGGGGTGTTGAGCACGGATCCCGCCCAACAAGACGAGGCGGAACTCCTGGCTCTGGCGCGTTCCGCGGCTCCTCTAGAGGAGCAGGATCTCGTCGCCGAGGTCACCTGCGAAGCCTCCTACGAGTGGAAGGAGGGATGCTGGAGTGGCATCGAGGGCCAGCTTCCCCGGGCCGCCGTGCCGGAACCGCCGCTCCGGGTGGTCGCCTACGACTTCGGCGTGAAGCGGAACATCCTGCGGCTGCTCGTCGAGCATGGCTTCGAGGTGACGGTGGTACCGGCCACCACCTCTTCAGAGCAGGTTCGGGCGCTCTCGCCGGATGCGGTCTTCCTTTCCAACGGCCCCGGAGATCCGGCGGCCGCGCAGGGCGTGCGGGAGCACGTGAGAGCGCTCTCTCAGGAGTTCCCGATGTTCGGTATCTGCCTGGGCCACCAGATCCTGGGCCTCGCCCTGGGCGGGCGCACCCGCAAGCTCAAATTCGGACACCACGGGGGCAATCAACCGGGCAAGGACCTGGCGACGGGCAAGGTCGCGATCTGTGCTGAGAACCATGGCTATGCGGTCGAGGCCGATTCCCTGCGCGAGGCCGGAGAGCCCGTCGAGATCACCCACGTGAACCTGAACGACGACACCGTCGAAGGGCTCGCTCATCAAGAGCGTCCTCTTTTTTCTGTGCAGTATCACCCGGAGGCCTCACCCGGGCCCCATGACGTCCGCTACTTCTTCGAGCGTTTCCGCACCATGACCCTCCGTCACAAGGCGGGTGAGACGGTGAGCGGCGCCCAGATCTCCAAGGGAAACTGATGCCGAAGCGCACCGATATCCAAACGATCCTGGTGATCGGCTCGGGCCCGATCATCATCGGGCAAGCCTGCGAGTTCGATTATTCGGGCACCCAGGCCTGCAAGGCTCTCCGTGAGGAGGGCTACAGGGTGGTGCTGATCAACTCGAATCCGGCCACGATCATGACCGATCCGCAGACGGCGGACCGTACCTACGTCGAGCCGATGACCGTGCCGATGGTCGAGAAGATCATCGCGATCGAGAAGCCCGATGCACTCCTGCCGACGATTGGCGGACAGACGGCACTGAACCTGACGATCGAACTGGCCGAAGCCGGCGTGCTCGAGAGTCACGGCGTGGAGCTGATCGGTGCGAATCTCGAGGCGATCCTGAAAGCCGAGGATCGCGACAGGTTCCGAGTCGCCATGAAGAAGATCGGCCTGGCGTTGCCGGAATCGGGCTATGCCCGCTCTCTCGAAGATGCCCGGGAGATCCTGAAGACCACCGGTTTGCCCTCGATCATCCGGCCGAGTTTCACGTTGGGCGGTGCCGGCGGAAGCGTGGCCGAGACCGACGACGAGTTCGATGATCGGGTGGATTGGGCCCTGCGGACCTCGCCTCGCGGGGAGTGCCTGATCGAGCAGAGCGTCCTCGGCTGGAAGGAGTTCGAGCTCGAGGTCATGCGGGATACCGCAGACAACGTGGTGATCATCTGCTCGATCGAGAATTTCGATGCGATGGGTGTCCACACGGGCGATTCGATCACCGTGGCTCCCGCCCAGACCCTCACCGACCGCGAGTATCAGGTGATGCGCGATGCAGCGATCGCGATCATTCGCGAGATCGGCGTGGATACCGGCGGATCGAACATCCAGTTCGGAGTAAACCCGAAGGACGGCTCTCTCGTCGTGATCGAGATGAACCCGCGGGTCTCGCGTTCCTCCGCGCTGGCGTCGAAGGCAACCGGTTTCCCGATCGCCAAGATCGCTGCGAAGCTCGCCGTCGGTTACACGCTGGACGAGATCCAGAATGACATCACACAGGAGACACCCGCCAGCTTCGAGCCCACCATCGACTACGTCGTGACGAAGGTTCCGCGCTTCACGTTCGAGAAGTTCCCGGATGCGGACAACCTGCTCACGACCCAGATGAAGAGCGTCGGCGAGGCGATGGCCATTGGCCGGACGTTCAAGGAGAGCTTCCACAAGGCGCTGCGTTCGCTCGAGGTTGGGCATGCGGGGTTGGAGCGACCGACCGTGCCCGACGGTGCCGAGGGCCTCGACATGCTCTGGGGCATGGTCGAAAAGCCTCGCCCGGGCCGACCCTGGGCCATTGCCGAGCTGATGCGACGAGGCATCCGTGTGGAGGAACTCCATCGGCGCTGTTGGATCGATCCGTGGTTCCTTCGGAACCTGCTCGAGTTGGTGGAGATGGAGCGAGGCCTCGAAGCCGCTGCGGTGGAGGATCGTCCGGCCTGGTTGCGCCCGGCCAAGCAGGCGGGCTTTGCCGACGCCCGCCTCGCTGCGCTCTGGAACCTCTCCGAGGAAGACGTGCGCGCGCTTCGGGCCGAGCACGGCATCCAGCCCGTCTACAAGCGGGTCGATACGTGCGGCGCGGAATTCGAGGCCCACACACCGTATCTGTATTCGACCTACGAGGACGAATGCGAGGCCGAGCCGACCGAGCGGCGCAAGATCATGATCCTCGGCGGTGGCCCCAACCGGATCGGGCAGGGGATCGAGTTCGACTATTGCTGCGTGCATGCCGCCTTCGCATTGGAGGACGCGGGCTTCGAGACCATCATGGTGAATTGCAACCCGGAGACGGTCTCCACCGACTACGACACCAGCGATCGCTTGTATTTCGAGCCGCTCACCTTCGAAGATGTGCTGGCCATCGCCGAGCTGGAGAAGCCTGACGGAGTGATCGTGCAATTCGGCGGGCAGACGCCGCTGAAGCTCGCCATGCCTCTCGAAGCTGCCGGGGTGCCCATTCTCGGAACACCGCCGGATGCCATTGATCGCGCTGAGGATCGGGAACGTTTCGACGTGGTGTTGGAAACCCTGGGCCTCAAACGGCCAGATTCCGGAATTGCCCGCAGCTTCCGGGAAGCCGCCGATGCCGCGACACGAATCGGTTACCCGGTACTGGTGCGCCCCTCCTATGTGCTAGGCGGGAGGGCGATGGAGATCGTGCACGACGAGGAGAGCCTGGCGAACTACATGCGCTTCGCCGTGAAGGCTTCGCCGGAGCATCCGGTGTTGGTCGATCGATTCCTGGCGGATGCCATCGAGGTGGATG comes from bacterium and encodes:
- the pyrR gene encoding bifunctional pyr operon transcriptional regulator/uracil phosphoribosyltransferase PyrR, whose product is MRIAHEIVERNEDLESLYLVGVPNGGVPLARRLAENLNQVADLEPLVGILDTTLYRDDLISSGKRPKLRHTEMPSAVDDRVVILVDDVCSTGRTIRAAMDALMDFGRPRAVQVVALVDRGHRELPIKIDYVGKNIPTQRADLVKMRTEDGVQGEPLDVVLLQPETATGGAPQ
- a CDS encoding aspartate carbamoyltransferase catalytic subunit produces the protein MMENGLLGIRELEREDIETILETAIHMKEVAERDVKKVPTLRGRTIINLFFESSTRTRTSFEIAGKRLSADVVNFTPSHSSLSKSESILDTAKTLDAMDPDAVVVRHNVAGVPKRIADELEAPVINAGDGAHEHPTQALLDMLTVLESKDRLDGLTVTIIGDIAHSRVARSNIYGFLKMGAEVRVAAPPTMIPAAVETLGVKAFTSLREALDGADVVMALRIQRERLAGAYFPSVREYAATFGLDRAKLRFAKDDAIVMHPGPVNRGVELAHDLADHRPSVILDQVRNGVALRMAVLYLLAGRPSGKPAEKRGNS
- a CDS encoding dihydroorotase, producing the protein MGRVWIRGGRLIDPASGRDEIADVLLEDGRVEAIGQDISASDAETLDAEGCWVTAGFIDLHAHLREPGQEYKEDIGSGGRAGAAGGFTGLCCMANTDPVNDDPAVTDYILDRARQDSPVHIYAVAAATKGLLGEVMTEMSALVEAGAVAFSDDGRTIMDSDMQRRVLEYSKLVSKPVMVHAEDLTLVRKGVVNEGAVSTRLGLPGNPVVAETVHVARDIQLAELTGAHLHVGHVSTAGAVALIRQARERGVHVTAEVTPHHLTLTDEATLGYDTNTKMAPPLRSEADVDGCIQGLADGTLDAIATDHAPHAVYEKEVEFTEAPPGVLGFETAYPTVMELVRKDRISPMGLIASLTSNPAQVFDLPGGRLSRGAPGDVTVLDPDRKWIYDPAKGYSKSRNSPWAGQEMLGRPVATFVDGALVYHVDRGVILP
- the carA gene encoding glutamine-hydrolyzing carbamoyl-phosphate synthase small subunit, yielding MPKPARLVLADGTIFRGTAQGSSTVAAGEVCFNTSMSGYQEILSDPSYAGQLVTMTAPEIGNVGTNAEDDESRRPFLRGFIVKELFDEPSNYRAQESLPAYLERFGIPAISGLDTRALVRRIRDQGFQNGVLSTDPAQQDEAELLALARSAAPLEEQDLVAEVTCEASYEWKEGCWSGIEGQLPRAAVPEPPLRVVAYDFGVKRNILRLLVEHGFEVTVVPATTSSEQVRALSPDAVFLSNGPGDPAAAQGVREHVRALSQEFPMFGICLGHQILGLALGGRTRKLKFGHHGGNQPGKDLATGKVAICAENHGYAVEADSLREAGEPVEITHVNLNDDTVEGLAHQERPLFSVQYHPEASPGPHDVRYFFERFRTMTLRHKAGETVSGAQISKGN
- the carB gene encoding carbamoyl-phosphate synthase large subunit, whose amino-acid sequence is MPKRTDIQTILVIGSGPIIIGQACEFDYSGTQACKALREEGYRVVLINSNPATIMTDPQTADRTYVEPMTVPMVEKIIAIEKPDALLPTIGGQTALNLTIELAEAGVLESHGVELIGANLEAILKAEDRDRFRVAMKKIGLALPESGYARSLEDAREILKTTGLPSIIRPSFTLGGAGGSVAETDDEFDDRVDWALRTSPRGECLIEQSVLGWKEFELEVMRDTADNVVIICSIENFDAMGVHTGDSITVAPAQTLTDREYQVMRDAAIAIIREIGVDTGGSNIQFGVNPKDGSLVVIEMNPRVSRSSALASKATGFPIAKIAAKLAVGYTLDEIQNDITQETPASFEPTIDYVVTKVPRFTFEKFPDADNLLTTQMKSVGEAMAIGRTFKESFHKALRSLEVGHAGLERPTVPDGAEGLDMLWGMVEKPRPGRPWAIAELMRRGIRVEELHRRCWIDPWFLRNLLELVEMERGLEAAAVEDRPAWLRPAKQAGFADARLAALWNLSEEDVRALRAEHGIQPVYKRVDTCGAEFEAHTPYLYSTYEDECEAEPTERRKIMILGGGPNRIGQGIEFDYCCVHAAFALEDAGFETIMVNCNPETVSTDYDTSDRLYFEPLTFEDVLAIAELEKPDGVIVQFGGQTPLKLAMPLEAAGVPILGTPPDAIDRAEDRERFDVVLETLGLKRPDSGIARSFREAADAATRIGYPVLVRPSYVLGGRAMEIVHDEESLANYMRFAVKASPEHPVLVDRFLADAIEVDVDAIADDERVVIGSIMEHIEEAGVHSGDSACSIPPFSLPKTVVDEILDSTRRLAKELSVRGLMNVQYAVKDGEVYVIEVNPRASRTIPFVSKAIGRPLAKLAALVMAGQSLAELGFTEEIWPKHFSVKEAVFPFVKFPGVDTVLGPEMKSTGEVMGIDSDFGRAYAKAQIEAGNTIPESGAVLISVKRQDRGKLGEVVQEFHDAGFEVLATPGTARVIEALGLDVEAVAKVGEGRPNVVERIEAGDVDLVLNTVEQDPVAVRDSFSIRRAALNRGIPYFTTLAALRAAAGAIRAVRQHSIGVRSLQEIHG